Proteins encoded in a region of the Vicia villosa cultivar HV-30 ecotype Madison, WI linkage group LG5, Vvil1.0, whole genome shotgun sequence genome:
- the LOC131607775 gene encoding classical arabinogalactan protein 4-like, whose protein sequence is MASYSLVLMLVAALLVTFTVAQSPPVVTPPVPSPSTVVTPPSPSTPPPAVTPAPVSKSPAKAPSPSKNNAALNGFTVAGSAAFVIFASAFVM, encoded by the coding sequence ATGGCTTCTTACTCTCTTGTGTTGATGTTAGTTGCTGCATTGTTGGTGACTTTCACCGTTGCTCAATCTCCACCAGTTGTCACTCCTCCAGTTCCTTCACCATCCACCGTCGTCACACCACCTTCTCCTTCCACTCCTCCTCCTGCCGTCACTCCGGCACCGGTCTCGAAGTCTCCAGCTAAAGCGCCATCACCATCCAAAAACAATGCTGCTTTGAACGGATTCACTGTTGCCGGATCTGCGGCTTTCGTGATTTTCGCTTCTGCATTCGTGATGTAG